A region of the Aethina tumida isolate Nest 87 chromosome 3, icAetTumi1.1, whole genome shotgun sequence genome:
tgccATGTAATATACTGACAAGAAATTTTTCTGACTTTTTTTTCTGAGCAGTCCATAGAATGTTCTTGCAACAATAGATTGTGATCGGTGTTATGAGCAGGGTATACATTGTTCTGACGAAAGCACAAGTACATAAGGTATCGTTGTTGAATAGATTTCAGGCTAATTTGATGGCAAGTGTAAATGGGATTCTAGATAATACTGCGATACTTCAATTTGCTTCGTACTCGTGCAGAAAGCAGAACTGTAATGCAATTTGAGGATTTGGCGATCTGCAGTTTCATAAAACAAATCCCAAGATCTTGCAAGCTGATGTGGAAGATAATTCGTGATCAAATAAAACGCCCAGATCTTAACAGCAAACattgtatgaaaatttgaCTGGCAATTTACGTTTGATGTAACTTACAATAAAGCATTTCTTTACATTTAGTTGGTGGTTCTTACTCTGACACCATGCCACCAAAGTATCAATATGATTTTGTAGAGTAATGGCTTGTATAATACTGTTGACTTGATAATATAGCTTCAGGTCATCAACAAAGGCTAAACTATTGTAAAAAACAAACTCAATAAGTCACTGATGAATAGAAGGAATAACAGAGGTCCCAAGTTAGACCCCTGCGGTACGCCAGAGGATGCAGTGTAAGTGTGAGATTTAAATCCGTTGTAGTTGATCTAACAAATTCTGTTTCGCACATAACactcaattacattaataacactATCACTAAGATCAAAAGTATCAAGTTTGTTCAACAGTGTCATGATCAATGGTATCGAATGCCGTGAGAAGTCTGTATTAATGACATCCATCTGACTTCTACAACCTATTGACGAACTTATATCATGAGTCATACATATCAAATTAGTGATGGCGaacctatatatatatatatatatatatatatatatatataattaaataataataaattatgttaaaatacaatactcaataattttttcacatttacaaAGTAGATGATGATTCAACCGTagtcactgaatattttttaaaaccaataAGCTCTTCAGGCTTCGATTATCCTAACCGTTTTggagatatttcaattttaatgttaaaaaacggTAACATTAAGACATAAAAAGTACAGTGCCAGTGTtccaattacatatttattattattatttatttaaaattttggtaaatataGCTGttataatgttcatttttatgctaaattagtgcaaaggaatattttttaatatttcttaataatattatttggttatctttagttttaaatacctGTACTATATGTGAATAGCGCATGATTATTGTTTACTTCAGTCCGTACCTTATATGAATGCACTATAGTattaataaagaatgaaaataaacctttgtgttaatttaataaacatgaattttattcacatttcAAGAAGACTCCCATTtgcaataatatataaatttatttttttttttctgaattaaaaatactattcgATTCAGTCCTTGATCtcctttaatttcattaaatgcaTTGTCAATTCTTTAATCTAATTATACTTTATGATTGATTGCCATAGCAAAATATAATAGTCTAAGGTCTGGTGACCTTGGAGGCcaaatttattcagaatttctttaatattggATGTGTTCTATCTTCTCCTAAATCTTGACcatctattttagaaacacatcgtaaattaaagtcaattttttataccagaaatttttaattttacaaaataaaagagtCTAGTATATTAAAAACGGTTTTAAAAGGTAAGCAAAAAGTTTTctgatttgaaataaattacttcGCATGTAgactaaagaaaataatgcAACGTagctataattttattcaccagcaaattaattaattaaaaaatgcctTAAtaggcaatttttttttaaaatgaacaatgTTAGTTTAAGTATTCATgaccatatttgataattttctattattaaaaaagaatacttTTGTATTCTAATGCTACTACTACTTTATTTTAGCTTTTTAAAGCTAAAGTTGAATCTCAatggattttataaaaagaaacaataattgtaatttaattagatgtatataaagtaataataataatacagtatttacaatttcaaacagctttcaaatatttgatttaattattgtgaaatttgaaaacaatttcacaCAAAGCAAttacagtaatttaaattaattatctggaAATGAACGAGATagtgtaataataaaacagttaaattagactttaatttaattacaaactaGAGAATGAAAACTGAAACGATATTCGCCACAAAAGCGGTACGAAACGGTAAAAAGCCAATATCAGCCCGTCCCAATTCGATCGTAAATCAATGGACTCAGTTCCTGCAGgaccaaaaattttattacaacaatcAGTGAAATAATGTGTCGAGCATTTGTTTAAATCAGCAGACAATAATAGGATTTCCAGTAAATTAGTACCCATaacaatatataacaataaccATTGAGAAATTAggcaatataaatcaattatacaaATACGGATTGTTTGGATTCGGTATGTTTGAACAGGTCAGCGTTTATAGCGAAACagcatatttaaatcaaagtattaaattttgtcagtCTGGCCGTGTTGGCAGTGCGGTGCTGTAAATTGATTTCGCCTTCATGTTTGTGCAACggtgcatttttttaattgcactTCTATGTGCTTTAGGTCAGTTTTGCatctgtaattataattttgatgtgTAATTACCATAGTTTTCCTCGTCCCTCactgatttatatttgttcattaaaagaccgatttaattatgataaattatgtttttgatgAAAGATTGTTGACCTAATTTCTTATTAgactgtttttaatattttttgtttttattatttttgtttagagCATGTGAAGTGTAAGCAGTTggaagaaaaattcaaaaaattaatcgaTGCAGAATGGCAGTGCGACAGTATTTGTGCAGGATCAGGTGGAACGGCTCAATTTATACCTgagtataaaatttgtaaatgctGGATTGACAGTTACATTGATGGTACGTACTCATtagatttatttctatttttagagTTAGTTACGTTAAAAAAATGCAgtattataatagtaataaaatatattaattacaacacAAATTGCTTCAAATTAAGGCTTacgaataaattcatatttgagtgaattaaattttaaaaagcttaagccaaaatatttttattttcaatggaattttaaatgttttattatgtttctAGATGCTGATTTGCAATTGATGTTAAAGAATGCCCGGACGATGGACTTAAAGTTGATAACAGTGGAGCCAATAACTAGTCGCCAATCGTCCCgtgttaaaaaagaaatttctaGCAGTAATTTAGTTGAAggtcccaaaaaattaaacaccaattttaaatttccaacgATAAAACCAGCAAACAAATTTTCACtggataattacaaaattggcGAGAAATTCACCTCAAAACCCATTTCTAAGGGAAAAGTCTTTGAGAAAGCTAACCTAATTAATTCGATAAACAAAAGCCCAATTGcggaaagtttaaataatttgaaaagtaGATTGGCCGAAAATAAATCCAACATCAGCAACTTGAAGGCTCGcttggcagaaaggaaggaCAAAATGAAAAAGCTTTTGCCAACGACATTAAAGAGCAGACAGTCCGAAAATGCAGGCGAAAATTTActggaaaaattgaaaatgaagaaaaagaaattcaTGGAAGAAAACAAGGATATCAAGTCTACTGTAGCAATGCCCAATCATAAATTAGATGCGGGATTATCAGAAATTCCAACAAGTGAAATTACTGAAACTGCAAATGTAGAACTTTCAAATAAAgattaaatgttgttttttagttttaattaaacctcaTCAAAAACatggtttattatatttgtgatataaagtaagttaaaaaatataaaatatttcaaaacagcCACACCCTGTTTAATAGTTAATCTGTATTTATTTGAGTGAAgcagtaattaataaacacatttgttctaaaaacaaaaaagtccACAATAGTACCAATTACATTGTGAGCATTGAAACATTCTCCCAAATATGACATGAATTACAAGATAATTACACAATAAATCTctgttacatatttaaaccaaataaattcttgaatCGCCCTAGACACTAAGGTCCCCGGGGTGACATAACGTCGACGCCTTTGAAATCgtctaattgaaaataacttttattgctaaggtaaataaaataaattctagcAACGAgggcaaataaattattaataatggtcTAGCACAAAGGTGAATTAAAACGTTTGAAAGTTAACGccgataaattatttgtacgaAGCCCGTTAACTTCCGCATAGGTACTGTTAGCGAGTTCGTAGTGTGTGCAAGACTCGTGGCGTTACATACTTATCGGagctttaaaatgaatttatgtgCCAGAAAAAGAACTTTACGGCGACCCCTTAAATAAATACGATTTAAGATGTTTCGAGTCGTGAATTGTACTGATGAAATTTAAAGACCTGAACTAGTTTTCAACTCAAAGAAATcttgtaattaacaaaataaaactttgaaatattcTCGGGATCTACAAAGAAAACTTTGCGGCCGCATCGACTGTCGCATAAAAAAACCGCAATAATTTTCCgtcgtaaaaataaaagaaaacaatttatatccTGCAAAAGTTCATCTGAACCCGTTCTTTAAAAGCAGGCACACGATCTGGCAGCTTTATGGGTCGCACTcacgttttgacaattttatcaTCGCTAAGGTAAAAAGAATGTTGAACAGAGTccgtaatgtaaatttaatggtcgtaaagattaaaatagtttcataatCCACTTTTATTCTGAACACACTTTGGATATTCAAAAGGGAATAGTGGAACTAGGTGAGCTTTTATGTAAAGCGTTCGGATAAGTTGGTTTCtgtactattaattttaggaCCGACACCGTATTAAACTTGTTGCTAATCTAcatgattaaataatacagttaATATTCAGCGGGCTcctatgtataaataattcatgtaaaaggtgttcataaatttaatttataattttgtaaaaaggaataaaaaacaaaaactaatcctgattcaaattataaaaaatatattcatatgacaaaataattctatttaatattcccCTTAATCTAATGCAAGAACgttataatattgataattaaggattgttgtaaataaatgtctGAACAAATAAGATGTGTTTAACTATCAGTAACCTATGAgtgtatttctttattttttgttattacttAATATCTGCACACCTCTTTATAATGTTTGAAATGTAGAATTTGTTGATGAATCAAGTCAATATTTCTAAGTATTAGTGgttaaaataacacaaaaatgtaataaacttataataaatctttattacataaaaaatataaaatatgtatcttAACGTCTACCTTTGCCCTTGCCTTTACCCTTGCCACTACCGCCTGCACTTTGTTGTGGTTCAGTGGCACCTTTATTCTGTCTCGTTTTCAGTTTTGGGATCATCTCCCCTAAATGGTACATTAAACTCTCTCTAGTGGGAAAATCGGGACTACACAATGATCCATCGTCATTTTTAAGTTGTACTCTAATTCTGCCCCTGTACAACAATTCCTTACTCTTTTCCCTACTGTACAGTTTGTTTTCAACTCCAACTTTTAGGTTAGCAGCTAACAGAACATCCCTAATTTCCTGGTGAGTGGGATTTTCCACGCATTTATCCTTAGCTATCTTCCTGCCTTGTGCCAGAGTTTTCTTACTATTGATATATGCTGGATAAATGCAAATCCATCTGAAATTCAACTGGTAACATATGTTCTAGGTTATGTGTTGAATAACGTACCGTTCCCTTTCACTGTGCTTTTTGTCTGGACTCCAGCGCAGAGGGGCGGGCATCCCTGAGTGAGACTGCATTTTTAACTTGTGTTTAGATTTTATTCacgaaattatatttgtttcttttgaCAGATTTGACACGAGTATTGACAAACGGGACGCAGAATAGCGCCATCTATGtcagttttgttaaattcgTATGATTAATATCGGCTTGCGGATAGATGGCAACAAATGTCGTTTTGTGGAATTTCCTCAACCATTCAAAAACCACACATATGAAgtgaataattcaaattatctcaaaaatcACAATACCAATGACATTATAATGAAAcagatttattatcaaaataagtgTTGATAACATTCTGCAtaacttaaacaaaattacatagaATCTTTAAGTCAGTAATGAAActaatatttccaaattactcaggaaattattaaaacaaaattaattaaaataaaataacaacttGGTCGATTCTCCCTTTCTCTACGAACAGCTTCCACTTTCCTTGGAATactcaaaattagtaaatgaataaatttttgaacatcATCATTCTTCGCTAAAGGTATCAGCAAGCTCCTCCAAGTGGTTTCGActgtaaatttgtctttaCAGACGGTCCCATAATTtggtcaaatttttaaatgagaagACGGAAATATAGGGAATTTGTATATTGTCATAatcaagaataaatttttttgtataaaataatcatagataaattcaataagtatatataaaagttcaatttaCAACAGTCAACAGTCTTAATCATAAAAGAGAATGTTCCTTTCATGTAAATTCTGTACAGGCctagtattatttaatatcaatccATTGGCCCCTGTGagttttctgaattttttcaTCTGGCGCCTAGATATGGTTAAGGCTTCAGGTTGTAGTATCCAAAGCACGCCTTCAGTGCATGGTGGATAAGTTAAAGAGCCCTCATAagtcaaatattttctattgaatCCTGGTGCAAGAAGGCTTAGAGGCATTGGCTCTATGTTAACGGAAGCGTAAACAGACTTTACATTTTCCAAATTGTTGACGATCTGTTCCATATACGGATTATCCACTGGAGTTACCTGAAATtaccacaattaaatttatacttccCCTTTCTCAATTCGATATTTACCATGAAAAAGTAACTGACGTAAGCCAGATCTCCGTTTTTGGCGGCGTTCAATACGTTCACCCTTAGTGGCATAACTTCGTTTTCTATCTTGATGAACGAAAGTTGCATCTCCATCGCGTATCTCTTTGCATCCAACATGTGCTCGGAACCTTCATCGTCAGTCGGACCCCATCTCAAAGTCACATTTCCAAATACATAATCGTGCAAAAGGGGTCCACCTTTCAAGATAGGTCTTAAGTCCGGACCCCACGTGGCGTCTatgataactaaaatatttcagtacagataaataattatgtttataaaaaataatttatatcttaatttaattaacaatgtcAACACAGGACAAGATGAGAAGGCATCACATTAATGCACTAAAATCTGTTTAAAGACgagatatatcaaaatattaaagaaaataaatagttaacatAGATATATTCTTCAAAACAGTGTTTTGCAAGTATTAAGTCACTTCTCTTACTGTTATGTCCATTATTGAATAAAGTCATTGTACTGGGTGGAAAGTGGTAGCTGGGCCCAAAAAACAACTGGCGACATGTTTCAATAGGCACATTAATAGCGGCATAAGTATTGACGTTAATCGGAGACTGTCTTCTTCCGTTTGCATCCCGATATAATTTATCCCAGATGTGGGGCCCTGTCAAATTCTAAAGTTTATACTAATTCTAcagtttattatacattaactCACCATTGCATAAAGAATAGTCATAAATTGGTTCGCAAGCTTCCGATTGAGTGTTTGCGTACAAATCAATTAAGTAAAGGATTCCTATAACTGCAAATCCAATCAGGACGGCATAACTACTCATTATCCATTCCAGTAGAGACGTAACGATTTCCATTAcaagaaattttgattttaatgaacGACTGGCAAATAGATTACGTGCTGAATATTGTTGACTACTattgtcaaaataatttcaattttggttTATGATGTCAAagtcaaatttacaaattaattaatagttcaaATTCAGAAACAAACCagattatgaaataaaaattgaaaagtcataaaaagaaaaatcagGCTCTTGAAAATGTTTgcatattattagaatttgaaaaaaattgatcaaaGTCAACGAGGTTATCGTCAAGTGCCTTTTCTATGATCATCAGTTTTTTGGATAAGGAAAATTGTTAATGGTTGATAATAACATAATGGTtcatttctataataatttcagttaaacaaatgtaaatacaaatttgttgttattgcattgaataattaaaaacccatttgtttaaattaaataatgtaaaccgAAAATACATAGGGTGATTCACTTAACTTTATTTCTGTATTCtgaaagctaaaaatgccATTTATCGATacgaattaaacaacaaattgtacaaAGTTCCAGAATGGTGAAAAGCAAAGTAAAATTgcaatcgatttaaatttagacaaatCGATCATTTTAGACAAATCCAATTTTACCAGAAAGAATACAGCAAGAAGCCCTTTATTTCTGCAAAAAGAGAGACTAATTTTTTGAACTAGACAGATGAGCAATGGAAAACACTTCACTACTGTGAAGCATGGCGGAGGAAGAAGAGGTCTTTTTCTTGGTTTGGCATGGATACTCTGGTTAAGATAGACAGGCTAATATATCTTTTCGTTTATCGTGACACAACTTGAGTTTAAGGTGAACCTTCCAAGACGATAACTATCCAAAACACACttctaagttagttaaaggATGGTTTGCTTCTTAAAGATTACGTGTAATGTCGTGGCCAGTACAAAGCCTACAcatcaattcaattgaaaacctttgggatgaaattgataataaaatctatacaaCGATATTGCCAAATTTGAATGAAGtctacgaagaagttcaaaatcagtggAAAAAAGTGTCtaacgattatattgaaaatctactgaaatcaatgaaaaaaagatgtttgaaagctattaaaaatagtggatatactattatatactaaataaagtaacgttaaatgtacgtaaggttgttttattttatagttgctcTGCTTTTGACACTtgatttttcttcaaatattaataaatatcagcaattaaattaaaactaatacgaaatttatcataaatcatttttatctacctgaaactaatattaattgacttttatttgtataaataatcaaaaaacaaGCAAATATtagtatggattttaattgcaatatttaactttatttgttattattactaaattgcTTTatcactaaattattttaaattaaaatcataaaattacaaatatataaattatgatttataatgCCTTTatcataaatcatatttatctatctgaaaaatatttttattatttattatttgtgccAATAAttgcaacaaaataaatatgtgtttattgttaattaaagtttataatattaagaaaatgatCTCATTTTAAACTGTAAGGATAAAGGAAta
Encoded here:
- the LOC109595744 gene encoding uncharacterized protein LOC109595744: MFVQRCIFLIALLCALEHVKCKQLEEKFKKLIDAEWQCDSICAGSGGTAQFIPEYKICKCWIDSYIDDADLQLMLKNARTMDLKLITVEPITSRQSSRVKKEISSSNLVEGPKKLNTNFKFPTIKPANKFSLDNYKIGEKFTSKPISKGKVFEKANLINSINKSPIAESLNNLKSRLAENKSNISNLKARLAERKDKMKKLLPTTLKSRQSENAGENLLEKLKMKKKKFMEENKDIKSTVAMPNHKLDAGLSEIPTSEITETANVELSNKD
- the LOC109595751 gene encoding signal recognition particle 19 kDa protein, whose amino-acid sequence is MQSHSGMPAPLRWSPDKKHSERERWICIYPAYINSKKTLAQGRKIAKDKCVENPTHQEIRDVLLAANLKVGVENKLYSREKSKELLYRGRIRVQLKNDDGSLCSPDFPTRESLMYHLGEMIPKLKTRQNKGATEPQQSAGGSGKGKGKGKGRR
- the LOC109595750 gene encoding carbonic anhydrase 2 isoform X1 — encoded protein: MEIVTSLLEWIMSSYAVLIGFAVIGILYLIDLYANTQSEACEPIYDYSLCNGPHIWDKLYRDANGRRQSPINVNTYAAINVPIETCRQLFFGPSYHFPPSTMTLFNNGHNIIIDATWGPDLRPILKGGPLLHDYVFGNVTLRWGPTDDEGSEHMLDAKRYAMEMQLSFIKIENEVMPLRVNVLNAAKNGDLAYVSYFFMVTPVDNPYMEQIVNNLENVKSVYASVNIEPMPLSLLAPGFNRKYLTYEGSLTYPPCTEGVLWILQPEALTISRRQMKKFRKLTGANGLILNNTRPVQNLHERNILFYD
- the LOC109595750 gene encoding carbonic anhydrase 1 isoform X2; protein product: MPSMLSKVIIDATWGPDLRPILKGGPLLHDYVFGNVTLRWGPTDDEGSEHMLDAKRYAMEMQLSFIKIENEVMPLRVNVLNAAKNGDLAYVSYFFMVTPVDNPYMEQIVNNLENVKSVYASVNIEPMPLSLLAPGFNRKYLTYEGSLTYPPCTEGVLWILQPEALTISRRQMKKFRKLTGANGLILNNTRPVQNLHERNILFYD